From Streptomyces sp. GSL17-111, one genomic window encodes:
- a CDS encoding glutamine synthetase family protein has translation MADRTPPLSVGELRGLVDTGEIDTVVLAFTDMQGRLQGKRFAARYFLDEVLHHGTEGCNYLLAVDADMNTVDGYAMASWERGYGDFALHGDTATLRRTPWHPGTAQLTADVAWHDGSPVTASPRQILRRQLDRLAERGWTAYAGTELEFIVFRDTYEEAWNRAYRGLTPVNQYNVDYSVLGTGRIEPLLRRIRNEMGAAGLAVESAKGECNLGQHEIVFRYADALTTCDQHVLYKTGAKEIAAQEGYALTFMAKYDEREGNSCHVHLSLRDAAGTPLLADPDGPHGMSALMRHFLAGQLALLREFTLLYAPGINSYKRFRPGSFAPTAAAWGPDNRTCALRVLGHGPGHRLENRLPGGDVNPYLALAGMIAAGLHGVDEELPLPDPCTGNAYAGDAPQVPATLREAAALWRGSAPARAAFGDDVVDHYATMARVEQDAYDTAVTDWERYRSFERM, from the coding sequence GTGGCAGACCGCACACCCCCGCTCTCCGTCGGAGAGCTCCGCGGACTCGTGGACACCGGTGAGATCGACACCGTGGTCCTGGCGTTCACCGACATGCAGGGACGGCTCCAGGGCAAGCGGTTCGCCGCCCGGTACTTCCTCGACGAGGTCCTGCACCACGGCACCGAGGGCTGCAACTACCTCCTGGCCGTGGACGCCGACATGAACACCGTCGACGGGTACGCCATGGCGTCCTGGGAGCGCGGCTACGGCGACTTCGCCCTGCACGGCGACACCGCCACCCTGCGTCGCACGCCCTGGCACCCCGGCACCGCCCAGCTCACCGCCGACGTCGCCTGGCACGACGGCTCGCCCGTCACCGCCTCGCCCCGGCAGATCCTGCGCCGCCAGCTCGACCGGTTGGCGGAGCGCGGCTGGACCGCCTACGCGGGCACCGAGTTGGAGTTCATCGTCTTCCGGGACACCTACGAGGAGGCGTGGAACCGCGCCTACCGCGGGCTCACCCCCGTCAACCAGTACAACGTCGACTACTCCGTCCTCGGCACCGGACGCATCGAGCCGCTGCTGCGGCGCATCCGCAACGAGATGGGCGCCGCCGGCCTCGCGGTGGAGTCGGCCAAGGGCGAGTGCAACCTCGGCCAGCACGAGATCGTGTTCCGCTACGCCGACGCGCTCACCACCTGCGACCAGCACGTGCTCTACAAGACCGGGGCCAAGGAGATCGCCGCGCAGGAGGGCTACGCGCTCACCTTCATGGCCAAGTACGACGAGCGCGAGGGCAACTCCTGCCACGTCCACCTCTCCCTGCGCGACGCCGCCGGCACGCCGCTGCTGGCCGACCCCGACGGCCCGCACGGCATGTCCGCGCTCATGCGGCACTTCCTGGCCGGGCAGCTGGCCCTCCTGCGGGAGTTCACCCTCCTGTACGCGCCCGGCATCAACTCCTACAAACGCTTCCGGCCCGGCTCCTTCGCCCCCACCGCGGCCGCCTGGGGGCCCGACAACCGCACCTGTGCCCTGCGCGTCCTCGGCCACGGCCCCGGGCACCGGCTGGAGAACCGGCTGCCCGGCGGCGACGTCAACCCCTACCTCGCCCTCGCCGGGATGATCGCCGCCGGACTGCACGGCGTCGATGAGGAACTCCCGCTGCCCGACCCCTGCACCGGCAACGCCTACGCGGGCGACGCACCGCAGGTGCCCGCCACCCTGCGGGAGGCCGCCGCGCTGTGGCGCGGGAGCGCGCCGGCCCGGGCCGCGTTCGGCGACGACGTCGTCGACCACTACGCCACCATGGCCAGGGTCGAGCAGGACGCCTACGACACCGCCGTCACCGACTGGGAGCGCTACCGCTCCTTCGAGCGCATGTGA
- a CDS encoding aldehyde dehydrogenase family protein, whose product MTDPATEELIATVPGTPPAEVDAAVRRAATAQPRWAALPPGDRARRLRRFADAVDAHREELARLEVAEAGHPIGNARWEAGNVRDLLEYAAGGVERLTGRQIPVPGGVNLTFCEPLGTVAVIAPWNFPMPVAAWSTAPALAAGNAVLLKPAETTPLTALRLAELALAAGLPQGLFQVLPGAGAVTGRALVDHPGVAKVAFTGSTAVGKEVMSRCAAHVKRVTLELGGKSPNIVFADADLERAAAAAPASFLDNTGQDCCARSRILVQREVYDRFLALLEPAVHAFTCGDPSDPGTAMGPLVSAAQRDRVRSFVTEDAPAAIRGTAPQGKGYWYPATVLEGRPGDRVAVEEIFGPVAVVLPFTDEADAVRQANATPYGLAGSVWTRDGARALRTARAVGAGNLSVNSHAAVRYWTPFGGFKQSGLGRELGPGALSAFTETKNVFISTEEQQ is encoded by the coding sequence GTGACCGATCCGGCCACCGAGGAGCTGATCGCCACCGTGCCGGGCACTCCGCCCGCCGAGGTGGACGCCGCCGTCCGCCGGGCGGCCACCGCCCAGCCCCGCTGGGCGGCCCTCCCGCCGGGCGACCGGGCCCGCCGGCTGCGGCGGTTCGCCGACGCCGTCGACGCGCACCGGGAGGAGCTGGCCCGGCTGGAGGTCGCCGAGGCGGGCCACCCGATCGGCAACGCCCGCTGGGAGGCGGGCAACGTGCGCGACCTGCTGGAGTACGCGGCCGGCGGGGTGGAACGCCTGACGGGGCGGCAGATCCCCGTGCCCGGAGGAGTGAACCTCACCTTCTGCGAGCCGCTGGGGACCGTCGCCGTCATCGCTCCCTGGAACTTCCCCATGCCCGTCGCCGCGTGGAGCACCGCCCCCGCTCTCGCCGCGGGGAACGCCGTCCTGCTCAAGCCGGCCGAGACGACCCCGCTCACCGCGCTGCGGCTGGCCGAGCTCGCCCTGGCGGCGGGGCTGCCCCAGGGCCTCTTCCAGGTGCTGCCCGGCGCGGGCGCCGTCACCGGGCGTGCCCTCGTCGACCACCCCGGCGTCGCGAAGGTCGCCTTCACCGGATCGACGGCCGTCGGCAAGGAGGTGATGAGCCGCTGCGCCGCGCACGTCAAGCGGGTCACCCTGGAGCTGGGCGGCAAGAGCCCGAACATCGTCTTCGCCGACGCCGACCTGGAACGGGCCGCGGCCGCCGCGCCCGCGTCGTTCCTCGACAACACCGGCCAGGACTGCTGCGCGCGCAGCCGCATCCTGGTCCAGCGGGAGGTCTACGACCGCTTCCTGGCTCTGCTGGAACCCGCCGTGCACGCCTTCACCTGCGGCGACCCCAGCGATCCGGGCACCGCCATGGGGCCGCTCGTCTCCGCCGCCCAGCGCGACCGCGTCCGCTCCTTCGTCACCGAGGACGCCCCGGCCGCCATCCGTGGCACCGCGCCGCAGGGCAAGGGCTACTGGTACCCGGCCACCGTCCTGGAAGGCCGCCCCGGGGACCGCGTCGCCGTGGAGGAGATCTTCGGACCCGTCGCCGTCGTGCTCCCCTTCACCGACGAGGCCGACGCCGTCCGGCAGGCGAACGCCACCCCCTACGGGCTGGCCGGGTCGGTGTGGACGCGCGACGGCGCACGCGCCCTGCGTACGGCCCGGGCCGTCGGCGCGGGCAACCTCTCCGTCAACTCGCACGCCGCCGTGCGGTACTGGACGCCCTTCGGCGGCTTCAAGCAGTCCGGACTCGGCCGAGAGCTGGGGCCCGGCGCACTGTCCGCGTTCACCGAGACGAAGAACGTCTTCATCAGCACCGAGGAGCAGCAGTGA
- a CDS encoding 3-oxoacyl-ACP reductase produces MTGTEADARHGGAVCRRLVGRTAVVTGAGSGIGLATARRLASEGAHVVCADVDAERGEAAAEETGGLFVAADVTDPAQVEALFARTHDTYGSVDVAFNNAGISPPDDDSILTTDLDAWRRVQDVNLTSVYLCCKHVIPYMRRQGRGSIINTASFVAKMGAATSQISYTASKGGVLAMSRELGVQFARDGVRVNALCPGPVNTPLLTELFAKDPERARRRLVHIPLGRFAEPEEIAAAVAFLASDDASFVNAAEFLVDGGIAGAYVTPL; encoded by the coding sequence GTGACCGGAACCGAAGCGGACGCGCGGCACGGCGGAGCGGTGTGCCGGAGGCTGGTCGGCCGGACGGCCGTCGTCACCGGGGCCGGCAGCGGCATCGGGCTGGCGACCGCGCGGCGGCTGGCCTCCGAGGGCGCCCACGTGGTCTGCGCCGACGTCGACGCCGAGCGGGGCGAGGCCGCCGCCGAGGAGACCGGCGGCCTGTTCGTGGCCGCCGACGTGACCGATCCGGCGCAGGTCGAGGCGCTGTTCGCGAGGACGCACGACACCTACGGGTCCGTCGACGTCGCCTTCAACAACGCCGGCATCTCCCCACCGGACGACGACTCCATCCTCACCACCGACCTCGACGCCTGGCGCCGCGTACAGGACGTCAACCTCACCTCCGTCTACCTGTGCTGCAAGCACGTCATCCCGTACATGCGGCGCCAGGGGCGCGGCTCGATCATCAACACCGCCTCCTTCGTCGCCAAGATGGGCGCCGCCACCTCGCAGATCAGCTACACCGCCTCCAAGGGCGGGGTGCTCGCGATGTCCCGGGAGCTGGGCGTGCAGTTCGCCCGCGACGGCGTCCGCGTCAACGCGCTGTGCCCCGGCCCCGTCAACACGCCGCTGCTGACCGAGCTGTTCGCCAAGGACCCGGAACGGGCCCGGCGCCGCCTGGTGCACATCCCGCTCGGCCGCTTCGCCGAGCCGGAGGAGATCGCCGCGGCCGTGGCGTTCCTCGCCAGCGACGACGCCTCGTTCGTGAACGCGGCCGAGTTCCTCGTCGACGGCGGTATCGCGGGGGCCTACGTCACCCCGCTGTAG
- a CDS encoding DUF4142 domain-containing protein encodes MRPNRRAVTGPVPTRLGLVTIAAVILIAVAAILVALQGGSSQADVTGASGAEPVPVPAGGGPHADGGTHQDAGGEDGAVPEGGDIGTVTEVDREFLVAVRQAGLWEIPAGRLAQTNASSEAVKRAGLHLMDGHAQLDQLVREDAKLLGVEIPNEATAEQRQWVEQLRNAEGAEFDKLFANVLRASHGKIFATIGKVRGATQNDLIRRHARQANQTVLDHLEVLEDTGLVDAATFEEVEKAVSG; translated from the coding sequence ATGCGACCCAACCGACGTGCGGTGACCGGGCCCGTACCGACCCGGCTCGGGCTGGTCACCATCGCCGCAGTCATCCTGATCGCCGTCGCCGCGATCCTGGTCGCGCTGCAGGGCGGCAGCAGCCAGGCCGACGTCACCGGCGCCTCCGGCGCCGAGCCGGTGCCCGTCCCGGCCGGTGGCGGACCGCACGCGGACGGCGGTACCCACCAGGACGCGGGCGGCGAGGACGGCGCGGTGCCCGAGGGCGGCGACATCGGCACGGTCACCGAGGTCGACCGGGAGTTCCTCGTCGCCGTCCGGCAGGCGGGGCTGTGGGAGATCCCGGCCGGCCGGCTCGCCCAGACCAACGCCTCCAGCGAGGCCGTCAAACGGGCGGGCCTGCACCTGATGGACGGCCACGCCCAGCTGGACCAGCTCGTGCGGGAGGACGCCAAGCTCCTCGGCGTCGAGATCCCCAACGAGGCCACCGCCGAACAGCGGCAGTGGGTCGAGCAGTTGCGCAACGCGGAGGGGGCCGAGTTCGACAAGCTGTTCGCCAACGTCCTGCGCGCCTCCCACGGCAAGATCTTCGCCACCATCGGCAAGGTCCGGGGCGCCACGCAGAACGACCTCATCCGCCGTCACGCGCGGCAGGCCAACCAGACGGTCCTGGACCACCTGGAGGTCCTGGAGGACACCGGACTCGTGGACGCCGCGACCTTCGAGGAGGTCGAGAAGGCCGTCTCCGGCTGA
- the mycP gene encoding type VII secretion-associated serine protease mycosin, protein MPGGPLLLLALTLPLLVVCSLLTAPAAHADTIRERQWPLDAIGARQAWETTRGAGVTVAVLDTGVDAGHPDLAGAVVEGRDMVGLGAEPGDEAWARHGTAMAGIIAGRGHGPDRADGVLGVAPEATILPVRVLLEETDPAREEARDAEGGGALAEGIRWAVDQGADVINLSLGDDSASAHPDPEEDAAVRYALRRGAVVVASAGNGGEDGDPVSYPAAYPGVIAVTAVDRYGERAPFSTSRWYATVAAPGKDVVIADPDRRYYRGWGTSAAAAVVSGTVALVRSAHPELSPAQIKRLLADTAGATPAGGRSDALGTGVVDAAAAVEVAATLELGPRNPRAREHAAEYFGPGPAPGSGGAPGWPAVAACVAGVVLVGAAVGLHTGGRPRRRP, encoded by the coding sequence CTGCCCGGCGGCCCTCTCCTGCTCCTCGCCCTCACCCTCCCCCTCCTCGTGGTGTGCTCGCTCCTGACGGCCCCGGCGGCGCACGCGGACACCATCCGTGAACGCCAGTGGCCGCTGGACGCGATCGGCGCCCGCCAGGCGTGGGAGACGACCAGGGGCGCGGGCGTCACCGTCGCCGTCCTGGACACCGGGGTCGACGCCGGTCATCCGGATCTGGCGGGGGCGGTCGTCGAGGGCAGGGACATGGTGGGCCTCGGGGCCGAGCCCGGCGACGAGGCGTGGGCCCGGCACGGCACCGCGATGGCGGGCATCATCGCCGGACGCGGCCACGGGCCGGACCGTGCGGACGGTGTCCTCGGCGTGGCCCCGGAGGCCACGATCCTGCCCGTGCGGGTGCTCCTGGAGGAGACCGATCCGGCGCGCGAGGAGGCCCGGGACGCCGAGGGCGGCGGCGCGCTCGCCGAGGGCATCCGCTGGGCCGTCGACCAGGGCGCCGACGTCATCAACCTCTCCCTCGGCGACGACAGCGCCTCCGCCCACCCGGACCCGGAGGAGGACGCCGCCGTCCGGTACGCGCTGCGCCGGGGCGCCGTCGTGGTGGCCTCGGCGGGCAACGGCGGCGAGGACGGCGACCCGGTCTCCTACCCGGCGGCCTATCCCGGCGTGATCGCCGTCACCGCCGTGGACCGCTACGGGGAGCGGGCTCCCTTCTCCACCAGCCGTTGGTACGCCACCGTGGCCGCGCCGGGCAAGGACGTGGTGATAGCGGACCCCGACCGGCGCTACTACCGGGGCTGGGGCACCAGCGCCGCCGCCGCCGTCGTCTCCGGCACGGTCGCCCTCGTCCGCTCCGCCCATCCGGAGCTGAGCCCGGCGCAGATCAAACGGCTCCTCGCCGACACCGCCGGGGCCACCCCGGCGGGCGGGCGCAGCGACGCGCTCGGCACCGGCGTGGTCGACGCGGCCGCCGCCGTCGAGGTCGCGGCGACGCTGGAGCTCGGCCCCCGCAACCCCCGGGCCCGGGAACACGCGGCCGAGTACTTCGGCCCCGGCCCGGCGCCCGGGTCCGGCGGCGCGCCCGGCTGGCCCGCCGTCGCCGCCTGCGTGGCCGGCGTCGTCCTGGTCGGTGCGGCCGTGGGCCTCCACACGGGCGGACGCCCGCGCCGCAGGCCGTGA
- a CDS encoding SseB family protein: MALKNIPDPGFADDDGSADPALAEALTAWSEDRGAEPRVLAALARARLLVPVVALLGEVETGPDGLRRDKTSDMAVPTLTAPGGRKALPVFTSTRSLARWREDARPVAVGLGRALQAAAHERADTLVLDLAGPVTYQLTGAALRAVAAGRADDAGPLADPAVTHAVRAVVAADPGVAGAHLAPGGRADGTLALELAPGAQARETASRVAGALAADAVLREHLVRGLELALLPPGTELPGTPLFSRTPGR; encoded by the coding sequence GTGGCGCTCAAGAACATCCCCGATCCCGGCTTCGCGGACGACGACGGCTCGGCCGACCCTGCGCTCGCCGAGGCACTGACCGCCTGGTCCGAGGACCGGGGCGCCGAGCCGCGCGTCCTCGCCGCCCTGGCCCGGGCGCGGCTGCTCGTCCCGGTGGTCGCCCTGCTCGGCGAGGTGGAGACGGGCCCCGACGGGCTGCGCCGCGACAAGACCAGCGACATGGCGGTCCCCACGCTCACGGCCCCCGGCGGCCGCAAGGCGCTTCCGGTGTTCACCTCCACGCGGTCGCTCGCACGCTGGCGGGAGGACGCCCGTCCGGTCGCCGTCGGCCTGGGGCGGGCCCTTCAGGCGGCCGCGCACGAGCGGGCCGACACCCTGGTCCTCGACCTCGCCGGGCCGGTGACCTACCAACTCACCGGGGCCGCGCTGCGGGCCGTGGCCGCCGGACGGGCCGACGACGCCGGTCCGCTCGCCGACCCCGCCGTGACGCACGCGGTGCGGGCGGTCGTCGCGGCCGATCCCGGCGTGGCCGGCGCGCACCTGGCCCCCGGCGGCCGGGCCGACGGCACCCTGGCGCTGGAGCTGGCCCCCGGTGCGCAGGCGCGGGAGACGGCCTCCCGCGTCGCCGGCGCCCTGGCGGCCGACGCGGTGCTGCGCGAGCACCTCGTCCGGGGCCTGGAGCTGGCCCTCCTGCCACCGGGGACGGAGCTGCCGGGGACGCCGCTGTTCAGCCGTACACCGGGCCGGTGA
- a CDS encoding DUF1844 domain-containing protein, translating to MSDAVPSPGPDETVAAETAGGPGAGQAPDFDAATRDIADVPAVEVITTVAVHLMSAAAVNLGLAEEGEQHKDLDEARKLIQALAGLVTASATEIGSYHAAPLRDGLKSLQLAFREASVVPDEPGQGPGEKFTGPVYG from the coding sequence ATGAGCGACGCCGTCCCCTCCCCCGGCCCGGACGAGACCGTGGCCGCCGAGACCGCAGGCGGACCCGGCGCCGGGCAGGCGCCCGACTTCGACGCCGCGACGCGCGACATCGCCGACGTCCCGGCCGTCGAGGTGATCACCACCGTCGCGGTGCACCTGATGAGTGCGGCGGCCGTGAACCTCGGTCTGGCCGAGGAGGGCGAGCAGCACAAGGACCTGGACGAGGCCCGGAAGCTGATCCAGGCGCTGGCCGGACTGGTGACGGCGAGCGCCACCGAGATCGGCTCCTACCACGCGGCGCCGCTGCGGGACGGTCTGAAGTCCCTCCAGCTGGCCTTCCGCGAGGCGTCCGTCGTGCCGGACGAGCCCGGTCAGGGGCCCGGCGAGAAGTTCACCGGCCCGGTGTACGGCTGA
- the infC gene encoding translation initiation factor IF-3, whose amino-acid sequence MSAEPRINDRIRVPEVRLVGPSGEQVGIVPLAKALELAQEYDLDLVEVAANARPPVCKLMDYGKFKYESAMKAREARKNQAHTVIKEMKLRPKIDPHDYDTKKGHVVRFLKQGDKVKITIMFRGREQSRPELGFRLLQRLAEDVQDLGFIESNPKQDGRNMIMVLGPHKKKTEAMAEARQAQAARKEAQRGAAPAESAEEPAEA is encoded by the coding sequence ATCAGCGCCGAGCCCCGCATCAACGACCGGATTCGCGTCCCCGAGGTGCGACTCGTCGGTCCCAGTGGCGAGCAGGTCGGCATCGTGCCGCTTGCCAAGGCCCTGGAGCTCGCACAGGAGTACGACCTCGACCTGGTCGAGGTGGCCGCGAACGCACGGCCGCCCGTGTGCAAGCTCATGGACTACGGGAAGTTCAAGTACGAGTCGGCCATGAAGGCCCGTGAGGCGCGCAAGAACCAGGCGCACACGGTCATCAAGGAGATGAAGCTCCGGCCGAAGATCGATCCGCACGACTACGACACCAAGAAGGGTCACGTCGTCCGGTTCCTCAAGCAGGGTGACAAGGTCAAGATCACGATCATGTTCCGCGGTCGTGAGCAGTCGCGTCCGGAGCTGGGCTTCCGGTTGCTGCAGCGCCTCGCGGAGGACGTCCAGGACCTGGGGTTCATCGAGTCGAACCCCAAGCAGGACGGCCGCAACATGATCATGGTGCTTGGTCCGCACAAGAAGAAGACGGAAGCCATGGCCGAAGCCCGGCAGGCGCAGGCAGCCCGCAAGGAAGCACAGCGAGGTGCCGCTCCCGCCGAGTCCGCCGAGGAGCCGGCCGAGGCGTGA
- the rpmI gene encoding 50S ribosomal protein L35, with translation MPKNKTHSGASKRFKITGSGKVMRQRAGRRHLLEHKPSTLTRRLAGKTEMAPADAKKIKKLLGK, from the coding sequence ATGCCGAAGAACAAGACGCACAGCGGTGCGAGCAAGCGCTTCAAGATCACCGGCTCCGGCAAGGTGATGCGTCAGCGCGCCGGTCGCCGCCACCTTCTCGAGCACAAGCCGTCGACGCTGACGCGCCGTCTCGCGGGCAAGACCGAGATGGCTCCGGCCGACGCCAAGAAGATCAAGAAGCTTCTCGGCAAGTGA
- the rplT gene encoding 50S ribosomal protein L20, which yields MARVKRAVNAHKKRRAILEQASGYRGQRSRLYRKAKEQVTHSFVYNYNDRKKRKGDFRQLWIQRINAAARANGMTYNRFIQGLKAAEVEVDRKILAELAVNDPNAFAALIEVAKKALPSDVNAPKAA from the coding sequence GTGGCACGCGTCAAGCGGGCAGTCAACGCCCACAAGAAGCGCCGGGCGATCCTGGAGCAGGCCAGCGGCTACCGCGGTCAGCGCTCGCGCCTGTACCGCAAGGCGAAGGAGCAGGTCACCCACTCGTTCGTCTACAACTACAACGACCGCAAGAAGCGCAAGGGCGACTTCCGTCAGCTGTGGATCCAGCGGATCAACGCCGCCGCCCGCGCCAACGGCATGACCTACAACCGCTTCATCCAGGGCCTGAAGGCCGCTGAGGTCGAGGTGGACCGCAAGATCCTCGCCGAGTTGGCCGTCAACGACCCGAACGCGTTCGCCGCGCTCATCGAGGTCGCCAAGAAGGCGCTCCCCAGCGACGTCAACGCGCCGAAGGCCGCCTGA
- a CDS encoding TrmH family RNA methyltransferase, with product MATAELISPRNPRVVSARRLARRATRARERRFLAEGPQAVREAVAHRDTLSELFATEEACVRHAEIVGAAREAGVRVSLASDATMADISQTVTPQGLIGVCRFLDTPFDAVLAARPRLVAVLAHVRDPGNAGTVLRCADAAGADAVVLTDASVDLYNPKSVRASAGSLFHLPVSVGVPVAAAVSGLREHGVRVLAADGAGASDLDDELDRGAMGGPTAWIFGNEAWGLPPETRALADAVVRVPLHGRAESLNLATAAAVCLYASARAQRRS from the coding sequence ATGGCCACTGCCGAGCTGATCTCCCCGCGCAACCCCCGGGTCGTCTCCGCCCGGCGACTGGCCCGCCGCGCCACCCGGGCCCGGGAACGCCGTTTCCTCGCCGAGGGCCCGCAGGCGGTGCGCGAGGCCGTCGCCCACCGCGACACCCTGAGCGAACTCTTCGCCACCGAGGAGGCGTGCGTACGCCACGCAGAGATCGTCGGCGCCGCACGGGAGGCCGGGGTCCGGGTCTCCCTCGCCTCCGACGCGACGATGGCGGACATCTCGCAGACCGTCACACCGCAGGGTCTGATCGGGGTCTGCCGGTTCCTGGACACGCCCTTCGACGCCGTCCTCGCCGCGCGCCCCCGCCTCGTCGCCGTCCTCGCCCACGTCCGGGACCCGGGCAACGCCGGCACGGTGCTGCGCTGCGCGGACGCCGCCGGGGCGGACGCCGTCGTCCTCACCGACGCTTCCGTCGACCTCTACAACCCCAAGTCGGTACGCGCCTCCGCCGGCTCGCTCTTCCATCTCCCGGTCTCCGTGGGCGTGCCGGTCGCGGCGGCGGTGAGCGGTCTGCGGGAGCACGGCGTGCGCGTCCTGGCCGCCGACGGAGCGGGCGCCTCCGACCTCGACGACGAACTGGACCGGGGCGCGATGGGCGGCCCCACGGCGTGGATCTTCGGCAACGAGGCGTGGGGCCTCCCGCCGGAGACCCGGGCGCTGGCCGACGCGGTCGTGCGCGTCCCCCTGCACGGCCGCGCGGAGTCCCTCAACCTCGCCACCGCCGCCGCCGTCTGCCTCTACGCCTCCGCCCGGGCCCAGCGCCGCAGCTGA
- a CDS encoding metal-sensitive transcriptional regulator, whose protein sequence is MELDMAADELKSVLNRLRRAQGQIAGIIRMIEEGRDCEDVITQLAAVSRALDRAGFAIIATGLQHCMAEGGQMDVDRDRMRARLEKLFLSLA, encoded by the coding sequence GTGGAACTGGACATGGCGGCCGACGAGCTGAAGAGCGTGCTCAACCGGTTGCGGCGGGCGCAGGGGCAGATCGCGGGAATCATCAGGATGATCGAGGAGGGCCGGGACTGCGAGGACGTCATCACGCAGCTCGCGGCGGTCTCGCGGGCCCTGGACCGGGCCGGGTTCGCGATCATCGCGACGGGCCTGCAGCACTGCATGGCCGAGGGCGGGCAGATGGACGTGGACCGGGACCGCATGCGCGCCCGGCTGGAGAAGCTGTTCCTGTCGCTGGCCTGA
- a CDS encoding sensor histidine kinase, which translates to MPDTAGLGLEPDDLPDGLVVADERGLVVCFNTAAARIADRRPEEALGHPIDRVLPLQDLEGRRWWQATDPYGGPAIRRGQPERNLLLPGGREVLVTARYVRTRPTGPVRRLVVSLRGTEARRRTERRHAELIATVAHELRSPLTSVKGFTATLLAKWERFTEDQKRLMLETVDADAARITRLIAELLDISRIDSGRLELRRRPVDVVAAVCRHVEGHLAAGEPAERFARHVTGPLPALWADPDKLDQVLGNLLENAVRHGAGTVTIEIAPAPPGRAVPEGITVTVSDEGPGIPEESMSRVFTRFWRGSRRGGTGLGLYIVKGIVEAHGGTITVGRSAAGGAQFRFTLPVGVPAVLT; encoded by the coding sequence ATGCCGGACACGGCCGGGCTCGGGCTGGAGCCGGACGACCTGCCCGACGGTCTGGTCGTCGCCGACGAACGCGGGCTGGTGGTGTGCTTCAACACCGCCGCCGCGCGCATCGCCGACCGCCGCCCCGAGGAGGCGCTCGGCCACCCCATCGACCGGGTGCTGCCGCTGCAGGACCTGGAGGGCCGCCGCTGGTGGCAGGCGACCGACCCCTACGGCGGCCCGGCCATCCGGCGCGGCCAGCCGGAGCGGAACCTCCTGCTGCCGGGAGGCCGCGAGGTGCTCGTGACGGCCCGGTACGTGCGGACGCGCCCGACCGGGCCCGTGCGGCGGCTCGTGGTCTCCCTGCGCGGCACCGAGGCCCGGCGCCGCACCGAGCGGCGGCACGCCGAGCTCATCGCCACCGTCGCCCACGAGCTGCGCTCCCCGCTCACGTCCGTGAAGGGCTTCACCGCGACCCTCCTGGCCAAGTGGGAGCGCTTCACCGAGGACCAGAAGCGCCTCATGCTGGAGACCGTCGACGCGGACGCGGCCCGCATCACCCGGCTCATCGCCGAACTGCTGGACATCTCGCGCATCGACTCCGGCCGTCTGGAGCTGCGGCGCCGACCGGTGGACGTCGTCGCCGCCGTGTGCCGCCACGTCGAGGGGCACCTGGCGGCCGGTGAGCCGGCGGAGCGCTTCGCGCGCCACGTCACCGGGCCGCTGCCCGCGCTGTGGGCCGACCCGGACAAGCTGGACCAGGTGCTGGGCAACCTGCTGGAAAACGCCGTGCGCCACGGCGCCGGAACCGTCACCATCGAGATAGCCCCCGCGCCGCCCGGCCGGGCGGTACCGGAGGGCATCACCGTCACCGTGAGCGACGAGGGCCCCGGCATCCCGGAGGAGTCCATGAGCCGTGTGTTCACCCGGTTCTGGCGGGGCAGCAGGCGCGGCGGGACGGGGCTCGGCCTCTACATCGTCAAGGGCATCGTCGAGGCGCACGGCGGCACGATCACCGTCGGCCGCTCCGCCGCGGGCGGCGCGCAGTTCCGGTTCACCCTGCCCGTGGGGGTGCCGGCCGTCCTCACGTGA